ACTCTGTGGGAAGATATATTAGACATATTGATATTAAACTTTATGTTATGTTTTGGTTATTGGTTTTGACCTCCCTCGAGCGATAAATCTTTTTAAAGAGAGTACACATAGAACATACCGTTATAGTATACGCGATATACTAATCTAACCTAATAACATTTCGAATTAATAACAAATGACCGCAGAAGAAAAAATTTACGCTATCGCAAGGTTCCCGGTACATCTTATTCCCATTAAAGAGTTAAAAATGCATTGTTCAATTCCACGTAAAGCATATACGTTAGttgtatattaaaaataaaaaaagaagacaCGAACGCATTGATAAATTATCGATACAATAATCTCGCGAAATGTAAACAACATATTGCAGTCAGGTATGAGGTTCGATGACCGTCATCGCTCGCTCAGAAATGCTTATTAGCGTAATTAATCAGTCTATTTGCCTGCGTTAACTGTGGCAAATTTTCGTAGTTTTCGAGATTACGGCAAAGAAGCACATGGTAATGTTTCGAATTTATTCATAATTGGTGTACACCCACGTGTCAGTTTTATCGCGGTCCTCCACCATCTGCAAATGTTTTAAAATCATTTACGATCGTAAAAGTAACGCTAGCGTGTCGTCAGACTGTGATCATAAaaagataataaaatataattactaCAACGCCTCTTGAATTATAAATACTGTCCACTTCATACACGCTGCCCGAAAGCTATATTTTACTATCATATCGGAAGAAAAGTTTACGCAATACATTTCTGCGAATCGCAATATTCGTGACTGCTATAAACATACAGTAAACTCTTTTCATACGTAGAGTACCAGGAACTATCATCTAATCCAGAAGATGAGCTTTTGCGTCGGTCCTTGGACCTTGTACGTGTAACAGAATTTAAAGTTGTTATTATTACACCGTTTAATTTATCAGCCAAAAGCCTTCGTATGTCAGTGGATTTTTAATATCTCTCTTTTAGAATTctttttatattattgtattcGATTCAGTCCACTATGACGCGTGGTATCATGTCACTGGAGGGCAAACAGAGACGTATAGAAATCCTGTTTTCAGGATAAGCACGGTGACAACATGGCGCAtccaaaaaaattcaggaattgCATGTCAGAGAACATGCTAACGCTATTGACGGTGCTCGGTGTTGTGGCCGGTGTTATTCTTGGATTCATTCTAAGGCATTCTAGAGACGAGCCATGGACGAAGCGCGAGATAATGTACATCCAGTTTCCAGGAGATATTTTTCTCAGGATGCTGAAGGCTCTCATTTTGCCATTGATCGTCGCTAGTATTGTTAGCGCGATCGGTGGTTTGGATCTGAATTTATCCGGTAATGATTATCTATGTATACAGCTTCAGTCAGAAGTATCATAGAATATATCTGATTATTCACGATGAGCGAGCCGCGTAGGCGTACAAACTTGTTTACGTATATACAGATCGTTTGGCAGTGCACACGGTACTGGTATTTTCTGGTACGATTTCGCTCGCTGTCGCAAACAATTCAGATCATATATATTTCAAATTCAATCTTCTCGAATTACTACACAGTaaacaaaaatttgtttatattataaCTACTGCGAAAAAGAACATTATAATTAAAGGGAGACAAATTTTGATATATATTTCATTCATAGGAAAAATCGGTATACGATCGATTTATTATTATGCATCGACAACGATATCCGCTGTGATTCTTGGTATAATATTGGTTCTCATTATTAAACCTGGAGATTTTAGTTCGCATGGTTTAACTACAAGTGAGAAGGTGAAACCGCCTAGGAATGTTACAACTGTAGATACATTATTAGATCTAGTCAGGTATAtgatcaataaataaatctctTTCTCTGATGAATTATCATTATTTCCTTACGGAATTGATCTGTTTCCATTTTTTAGAAATGTATTTCCTCCGAATCTTGTACAAGCCTGCATTGCTCAAGTATGTACAACTGCAATATAATCTTTCGTTctgtatatatattatttgatgtatttaattaattattattttattgcagTATCGTACGATATTAGTAGAGCCTGAAAATACAACAGGCGGTAAATATTACATTTGAATCTATTTAatgatattaataaatatattcaaaTAATTCGATATTTCTCTGTTCCAGTAAACGATATACGCGATTGGGAAATATCTCATCGATATGGAGATGGTACAAATACTCTAGGTTTAGTTATCTTCGGAATTGTATTCGGTATAGCTCTTAGTAAAATGGGAGAAGCTGGAAAACCTCTTCTAACGTTCTTCGAGACGTTATCTGAAGCATCGATGCTTATCACTAAATGGGTCATTTGGTACAGAATCATGAACTGCAGtagtaattatttaattaacttCCACGTAATTTATGTTGTAACAATTATTTTATTCATAGGGTCTCCCCGATTGGTGTGTTCTTCCTTGTTACTTCGAAACTTTTAGAGATTGACGATATTGGTGCTATTGTAGGGCAATTAGGTTTATACTTCGTCACGGTATTACTAGGTTTGATTATCCATGGTTGCGGAACTCTTTCTGTTATATTCTTCATTTGCACCAGAGAATTGCCGTTTAAATTGCTTGGAAAAATGGGTCAAGTCTTAGCCACAGCGTTTGGTACTTCATCAAGGTCAATTGGACGAATTTTAAAGTCTTATTTAtaactttaataaaaatatgcataaACGACATATTTTTGTGAATACAGCACAGCTACCCTGCCAGTAACGATACAGTGTTTAGACAATATTGGTGTAGATCCTAGAATCACAAGATTTGTCGTTCCAATTGGGGCCACTATCAATATGGATGGAACGGCATTGTACGAAGCCATTGCCGCAATTTTTATAGCTCAAGTTAGAAAAGTTCCATTATCTCTCGGCAATGTTGTTGGTATTAGGTAAGTTGTCGATTTAAAGTATTAATTGTAAACAATGTTAAAATCATAACAATTACAATGTCATAATATATTTTTGCAGTATAACAGCTACTGCAGCGAGTATAGGAGCTGCTGGCATCCCACAAGCTGGTCTTGTTACAATGGTTATGGTTTTGGACACGGTAGGTTTACCGGCTGAAGATGTAACACTGATTATTGCGGTCGATTGGCTCTTGTAAGTATACTATTATAAACAAGGATGACAACATTCGATCGATCTTGTAATTAAAAGAACAAGCGTCGCTCcgattaaattttattcattgtCTACTATTATTACTGTTTAATGCATTTTCAGGGATCGTTTCCGAACAACAGTAAACGTTATATGCGATGCACTCGGAGCTTACGTTGTCGAGCATATGAGTAGGAAAGAACTCGAAGTAGCTACAAGTTTCCAAGAAGAAACGATTGAACTAGCCAGAGTAAGGAAAGCCGACGCATAATTTGGCTGTATTTCCTGTTAATACAAGTTTGCCATGATATTATGTAAACACAATTTTACAGTGTTTATATGTTTTGTATTTTATAGTCAATTATTTGTACTAATGTATACTCATGCTGGGTGCAGATCTTTTTCCATAGTGATCTATGCATATTTATATAATTGTTAAATAACGTTATTAGCAAGATACTTATTTAGAGATTTAAAGGAAAACGGTTAAGCACTAATGTACTTTAAAAGACAATATGCACTCATTTCGATTTTCACAAATATGTTAAATACATTGttctttgttttctttcatTGTAATGCTTTGTTACAAATGTTTTAATGTATAAAATCAAACCACGgtagtgcccacataaatgaccacgctcgggaccggccgcggtcacttatgtgggcgtggttacttctcagaattcaacggagatacaatagctggcacccgaaaccacatatacaatgtatcgataacgaccggcATCAAGTAACGCTCGACTTCAACTTCAAGTAACGCGGTCACTTATATGGGCACTATTCTATTACGTAACTCATAATATTAAAACATTCCATATATTTATTGAatacagaaaatataaaaaaaaattatattgaatATTGTTTCTGCATATTTCATTTTTGTACATACGTAGTATTTATTACAcagattttattaatataagtcTCAAGAAATCGCTTGTAAACATATATAGAAATgtacttttttaattaattttgtgaTTAAACTTTATGCATACTTTAATTCATGAGTTTCTTAACATCAATTATTACTTAAGTTCTTTAAAAGCATAGAAACTGACCTTCCTTTATCCTGAATACACCACTTGTAGCagcaaatatttatatttacatttcCAAAACAGTTTTCCTGTATAATTATACATTTAGAAGAACTTAACACCTTGATTATCATCAAATAAAATCAGCTCTGCTTTTTTATTTGCTTCTAGTGTTCTAAGAGCTCTGATTAACACTTCTGTGTCAAGTCCATGAAATTCTATAAAAAGAAAACATTTCTAAATACTGACCTATTTTTTTAAGCATTTTTCTTTGATCCTTCAATTTTCAATCAAGCACATACCTTCATTTACTGTATCTTCTCCTTGTGTTAATTCAAAAAATGTACATACAGAACCAGCAAATCCATTATCCTGTGCCCAATTATAGATCATTTCACCCCATTCTTCTAAAGTATGCCAATAAACTAACCATCTTTGTCTGGACTTATCTAATGGACTTGCATTCCCTGATTTTGCTAATTCTTCTAATGCTAGTAAAACAACCTCTGAAGGTAATTTCCCTTTTAGGCATATATTAAGGAATAATTTTCTAACCAAGATTATTGATATTCATATTcactatatttataattttgctaaattatttttatacgaagGATACGATTAATTGCGGAGTTATTAAATAATGGGCTCGAATGTACTTCTCGTATGTCTATAATAAATTGTTTCGTGATACGATGATATTCTAGAATTAAACTTTTCCATGCTGCTAATTGTTTAGCTCTAGTATCAGTATGGGGTTGCAAActgaaaaaatgtataaataacaTAACGAACAATGTAATAATAGCCAAGAATCTTTTCTTATTTGATTTAAACACGGTGCTAATTTACACATTGTTGATGATCATAATCATGTTTAACCTCAATACCATTTATTATGCATATTATTACTACTGTtatcattttttgttaattaaatttttatgaaTAAATTTAAAGATCAATACTCgtgttaaaataataatcgaaaataTACAATTGACGTAACCTATTGACACTCACGTAAAAAAAGGAGGGAAACTGTACTGCCACGGCCACTCGATTTCTGCCATTGTTACTACACTGTCCGATACTTTAATGAatcttgtataaatatatataattatgcCTTTACGGTATTTGGAGTACTGACAATAGAAGCATAAACAAAAGCATTTACGTGCATGACGTTAGCTATTAGGTGTACGCGAATTCAACTATTCGAATTTTAGATTGACTGCACTGTTAGACCTTTGTCGTACAAGGCCACAATCGATCTAAACTGGAATCATAAAAACATTTCCGACAAGAAACAAGTAAATGCATAATTAAATATCTCAAATGTGAAAGAGAGGATAAGGATTTTAAGAATTTCGAGAATTAATCCTTGGTCAGAAATCGCAAAATTCGATAGAAATTAGCATATTTTGTTATTTGTTAAACAGTATATTTGTGTAAACGTTGTAAACACATAtcaaatttaatacaaaatgtAAAAAGTCTTTCTGTTTGCTAAATgcattattataaaattgtaaGAGTATCTCATTGTAATTAATTATCATTATTGTGCCATAAAATTCTCATAAATAATTACATACTGATTTTGATAGTATACTCCTTCAGTTTCAAAATCTCTGTATGGTCTTAAGCTAGAATAGGGATTTTGTTCAAAGTATGTACACTTTATATCTTTACCCAAAATTTCTTGGACTCTGATTTGCTCTTTCTCTGCTTCAGATAATGTGTAAGATGTTAGAATAAGTGGACAATTTTGTTTAGCTATCATTTGTAGAGAATGTGTCCATGTATCATTCTGAGATTTAAAATCTTCACATTCATGAATTCCTGCATTGTACCCAATAATAAAGTTTGGTTTTATGTAGGAATCACTTGCAATATAATTTTCATAAAGTGTGTCTTGCATTTGAATTTCAAGTTGCTTGTTGCTACACAGACAATTTTTACAAAGGTTTATTGATATAGAACCTGGAGACAATTCAGGTCCTAATAATATAATTGTTGCTACTGTTACATTTGGTAGCCAATGCAACAGAATTTCCCAAAGTTCTATACCATTGATTTCTACTGCATTAGCTGCAATAAtgtgaataattatattttttttctttaaaaaatatccTAACTTTTGTGCTGCATAAAGAAATGTTAAAGGTCTTGTAAGAAATTCTGCATTAATTATTGTTTCTTCTTCTATTAATAAATTGGGATTTTTCTGTGCTTCAATATAgtcttttataaaatatttcatatttggTGGTAAATTTATGTGTTTTGTATGATATGATCTTTTTATTTCAGGTATTTCTTTCTCATGTAGTATTGAAGCCATATCTAATTTAAAACATAATTTTAACAGATTACAAAGGTTTCTGTGCATTGTATCATTTTTATGCTTTGTACAAAAGCTGGTATTTGGACAATTATGACAATCCACAAGTTCTTTTGTATTCCAATTATGGCACATTGCACAAGATCTAAGAAATTTAAACATTTGCTCCTCATAGTATTCTAATTTACGAGAAATCTTCATTGCTACTAGTAAcataaaattcattttcatttCAGTCCACTTTTCTGTACAAAGATcttgattattaattaaaaagctTGACATTTTGTTATCTTGTAAAACATTATATATTGCATAGCACAAATCCTTGTGCTGTGGCCAATGTTCTCTTTGATGCTCTTTAGAACAATAAGCAATCATTGTACAACCACCGCATCTTTTTaaagaaacttgtttgccaAACCGTTTACAAACATGACATACATTTGTGTAAAAGAAGTAGTTATACTCTGACACCATTTCAACGTAATAGAGATTATAtacaaatttataattataaagtaTGAATTTATCAAAGTGTAATGTGTAAAATTTGTAAAAGTTATAAAAATTGTCCTTTTTTTCGAACGGTGTAATGATGTACGCGGTTAAAAATCATACTAAACAAGACTGCTTTCGCGCTTTGTTGTTCGAGTTTTTTAATCATTATGTTACATACAGTtcaaacattttaaatatttcaactaTTATCCATCGTTCTGTGTTTATGGAATAAATCTAAGAATGTTTGAATTGATACATTCGTTTGTTTACAATATAAAACAATGAATATCATAAACGATGTATAAAATAGACCTCGCGCCTAATAGGAAAATGGCGCATGTTTCATGAAAACTGCTGAAAACACTAGACAGCGGTCAGGATTAAAACGGAAAGCTTCAGGAAATACTTTGCTTTCTGTCTTATATTAATCCGACACAATATTTTAACAAGATCCACCCATTTTTATAGTTCATTATTAAAATAGGTGGATATGGAAAATTTTAGTAATATAAAAGCTTCCTCTGGGCACCGGTTTGTCGTCTAGTAACATTGCTGCAGCATGAAAGACAGTTTTACGTCCAATCATTGTATAttcgtatatttaaaattattatccaTAATATTTTCATGTAATGTACGATGGGTTTGTTAACCgtacttaaaaaattaaaacagaAGGAAAAAGAAATGCGCATTTTAATGTTGTACGTATTTTAgccttttaataattttgaggttAGAAAGGAGTACTGTCACTTTCTGCGAAATATTATGTTTTGTAGTAAAAGTATAATTTTGTATCAAACAATTTATTGAtccttttaataaaatttgtattcgtgtcCTTATGAGCATCGTTTGATATGAAATGATATTATACTTTTAATGTTACGTAAATATTGTATATCTTTTTAGAGGTTTGGACAATGCTGGTAAAACAACGGTTTTGAAAAGGATGAATGGAGAACCAATCGACACAATATCACCGACTCTTGGTTTTAACATCAAAACTTTAGAGCATCGCGGATATAAACTTAACATATGGGATGTGGGTGGTCAAAAATCATTGCGTTCTTATtggagaaattattttgaatCTACAGATGGACTTATTTGGGTAATTGATAGTGCAGACAGGAGAAGACTGGAAGATTGTAAAACAGAATTGTATAAACTTTTACAAGAGGAAAGGTTAGAGGGTGCAAGTCTTCTAATATTTGCAAATAAGCAAGACTTGCCGGGAGCATTGTCTGCATCGGATATTGCAGAAGTTTTGGAACTGCCTAATATTAAAACGCATCATTggcaaatttttaaatgttctgCAGTCACAGGAGAAAATCTTGTGGAAGGAATAAACTGGATCGTCGACGATATTTCCGCGAGGATATTCTATTTAGACTAAAACTCAAAAGTGTATTAAAATGTATGATTGATGTTGCTGCTAGTATTGtaattttttactttatttattttttatctctcggAAGGCATAAATATGATACTATTGTTTTTTCCCCctcaaagaattattattacaatattaTAAAAACAGAATAAACTCATGATGTTTCTTAATATTTTAGTTCATATTAATCGAAAGATAGGtagtaatttaattaataaataaatcttttatTATGTTCTCTCCTTTAATCTTTTGATTTCACCTTCTTTTTCCGtttcagacctttttttttaccTATCCTCTTTCTTTTAGGTCTCTCCGGCGGAAGTGTTGTATCTGGGTATTGTGTCATGTAAACCGATTTTAATAATTCTTGGTCCACAGTATTCCTTATTCCAACAAATTCATTCATAATTGCATCTACTAGAGTCTTTGAGAGCTTCATTCGGAAGCGCCTCACGAGTTCCATAAATCTTACTGGAGAGGGAAACATTAATTTCTATATACATATTACgagcatttaaaatttttttatacggttgtcgtttttataaaattctatgCGAGATTGTGACTTTAATgtgacatttaaaaaaatgtttaaacttTTATTCATACTTCCTAGATGTTCTTTATCATTAGGACGTAATACGTACTTCTTGAAATAGGTTCCTCGGTCAGCGACAGGACGAAATGACCAAAGTTCCTGCGTTGTCGTTTTCTCTTAGGCCTCATAGCTTCGAAGTTTGCTCTCTTGAAAAGTAACGCTTTCACGTCTGGTCCGTGGATCTCGTAGTTGCTTAGTATTCCTCCCAGCTTAACTTCGAGCCACGGCCTATCGTTTGCGATTGCATTCAGCTCGTGTAGTATAGTTTTATTCGCCCAAACGTTCGTGAGGTCCAGAACGCGCAACTGACTTTCGGGTGACCTTTTCGGGGTGACCGCTCTGACAAGAACGAACGCACCCT
The Colletes latitarsis isolate SP2378_abdomen chromosome 14, iyColLati1, whole genome shotgun sequence DNA segment above includes these coding regions:
- the Eaat1 gene encoding excitatory amino acid transporter 1, translating into MAHPKKFRNCMSENMLTLLTVLGVVAGVILGFILRHSRDEPWTKREIMYIQFPGDIFLRMLKALILPLIVASIVSAIGGLDLNLSGKIGIRSIYYYASTTISAVILGIILVLIIKPGDFSSHGLTTSEKVKPPRNVTTVDTLLDLVRNVFPPNLVQACIAQYRTILVEPENTTGVNDIRDWEISHRYGDGTNTLGLVIFGIVFGIALSKMGEAGKPLLTFFETLSEASMLITKWVIWVSPIGVFFLVTSKLLEIDDIGAIVGQLGLYFVTVLLGLIIHGCGTLSVIFFICTRELPFKLLGKMGQVLATAFGTSSSTATLPVTIQCLDNIGVDPRITRFVVPIGATINMDGTALYEAIAAIFIAQVRKVPLSLGNVVGISITATAASIGAAGIPQAGLVTMVMVLDTVGLPAEDVTLIIAVDWLLDRFRTTVNVICDALGAYVVEHMSRKELEVATSFQEETIELARVRKADA
- the Vps25 gene encoding vacuolar protein sorting 25, which gives rise to MAEIEWPWQYSFPPFFTLQPHTDTRAKQLAAWKSLILEYHRITKQFIIDIREVHSSPLFNNSAINRKLPSEVVLLALEELAKSGNASPLDKSRQRWLVYWHTLEEWGEMIYNWAQDNGFAGSVCTFFELTQGEDTVNEEFHGLDTEVLIRALRTLEANKKAELILFDDNQGVKFF
- the LOC143350410 gene encoding uncharacterized protein LOC143350410, which codes for MVSEYNYFFYTNVCHVCKRFGKQVSLKRCGGCTMIAYCSKEHQREHWPQHKDLCYAIYNVLQDNKMSSFLINNQDLCTEKWTEMKMNFMLLVAMKISRKLEYYEEQMFKFLRSCAMCHNWNTKELVDCHNCPNTSFCTKHKNDTMHRNLCNLLKLCFKLDMASILHEKEIPEIKRSYHTKHINLPPNMKYFIKDYIEAQKNPNLLIEEETIINAEFLTRPLTFLYAAQKLGYFLKKKNIIIHIIAANAVEINGIELWEILLHWLPNVTVATIILLGPELSPGSISINLCKNCLCSNKQLEIQMQDTLYENYIASDSYIKPNFIIGYNAGIHECEDFKSQNDTWTHSLQMIAKQNCPLILTSYTLSEAEKEQIRVQEILGKDIKCTYFEQNPYSSLRPYRDFETEGVYYQNQYVIIYENFMAQ
- the Arl2 gene encoding ADP ribosylation factor-like 2; this encodes MGLLTVLKKLKQKEKEMRILMLGLDNAGKTTVLKRMNGEPIDTISPTLGFNIKTLEHRGYKLNIWDVGGQKSLRSYWRNYFESTDGLIWVIDSADRRRLEDCKTELYKLLQEERLEGASLLIFANKQDLPGALSASDIAEVLELPNIKTHHWQIFKCSAVTGENLVEGINWIVDDISARIFYLD